The sequence gcctatcagTAGtgagctacacacacacacgagttTAATAGTTACGAATGTGTTAATTAATGaacatgcagtatagctacagcttAATAGGAAACAATTAGTCCTCAAACGTGGATTAAGGCTATGTATTGAAAAATCTTTAAAGAagattgaaatattctaatataaAAATCTGAtgaactctaatagagcagtcaaaagtaCTCTCATACAACATTCATAAGagaatacaattttaaaaatggttgttaaaatgttgaaatttaaagtaccCATTAAAATCATTTTAAATGGAAATGCATTTGGTCACTACAATATATACCTGACCAGCCACAAATCATGAGGAACCAAGTACAAATTGAAATAGTTACTATTCATGAAATCAAAAATCTAgtaaatttgaaatactttCCAAATCTGTCAGTGACTAGGAGCACAGCCCCAGATCTCTGTACCTCACAGCTAAATCTGGAAGCCACTTTGGAAGTATCCTGGATACACCCCTGGAATTGATGAACTTAAAATAAGCAAATATTGTAATTACTTTGTTTGTGGTTACAAATTGCAGCAAGCACTGTAACAACACTGTCAGAAAAGACTCCAGTACACACTCAGGTAGTACTAGCACAGTTGATTTCAGATTGCTTTTGAACAACCCACACACGTGACTTGTAAACGTGATGTGAATGTCTACCTACAGTATTTACATGCATACTCCTGACATTGTTTGACAGTAAAGGGGTGAGTATTTATTGTGCTAGTACTAGTATTAGTTGTAAAAGTAAAGGAGCTAGGTTGCAAACAATTAACTCATATGTTCGAACAATCACATCGCAAATTGTTCAACTGCATGCAGAAAGCAATCTGAAATCGACTGTACATGATCACAAAACACTAATATAGCATTTATGTCTCACTTTTAGTTTTACTGCATCAGTCACAGTAGATTACTAATGGAGTTAGACTAGGAGAAGAAGTTGATCATGAGGAATGGTGGATTGACTACCCATATACTCAACTGAACATTTTGGATGATTCTGATCTACAAAAGTACAGGATGAGGTAATGCTCTAGAGTATTTATAACCTTACTTTACTTAGAGTCTCCCGCTGGCAGCATGCAACCACTGATGCAGCTAgataacttcatttttccatTTAATACGCACTCCCCATGACGTAGTGTTACGTACGTTACTTAGCGACTAAAGTTACCATGGTAACGAATATCACCTAAAATCGAGTCTGATAGTTCGTTCAGTTTGTTCATAAAATAAGCTGGTTCTGGCAAAGAAGATATttgaaattttgtgagttattGTGTTTACAAGAACAGGCAGCTTGACTAAGTGGGAGGGTTTTGCAATGTGTTAAACGAGGTGTTAAACAGCTGGGAAGGCGGTGATGTTCTACTAGCGATATTCAACTTGGTGTACAGTAATTTGTAATTTAGATATGGAAAGTGCAGCGAACACGTGTATCTACAGTGCTGTGGAACCACTGGCTGATGGACTGGCAAGACGATGCTAAAGTTGCAGTCTCATGGCTGCTTCAAAATGGCTGGTACATCACAAATAGTGAAATTTCATACAGTTGAATCTCTTTAATGCCGAGTTTAATGCCTAACTCAGCCAGTTGATGAAGCTACATATCTAACCTCAGTTTGCCAGCTGTTTAAGTGTGAGTGTTTACAGTGGATAGCTGCCATTATGTACCCTTTACAGAACAGCTGACATTATGCCAATCCTTCCCACTGAGTGTAGTGTGCATGCTGATATGGTTATGTTCTGCTATGTGCACAGTGGCAGCCAAGTAACCTAGGAGACAGCCCGGCAGGTTAGTTACACATTCCTATTATCAGTTACATACATGCAGGTACACCATGCAGGTATTGTGTCTGGTAATTGATTAATGACTGGCTTGTTGACTGCTTGTTGTAACACCAACATGCTTTCTACACTGAGTCTTGACAAGTAGCCAAGGTATGGACATGGTAGATAGTTGAATAAGAATTGCCATCATCTCacatgttattattacaggttGATAGTATGTATGCTCCTGATATTTCATCTCCATCATGTCATATACAAAATGTACGTATTATAGCAATTGTGATACTAATAATACGACTTGACATTCTAGTGGTGTTGCCTTTTGATATCACACTGTGATGGATGTTGATTGCCTGGCAGCTATTCGTATTACTTGAAAATTAGTTTTGCTGTTAACACCACCACTACTGTCAGGTAGAATTCCCTGCTGCAGTGCAGATCAATGACAAATTGTAAGCTTAGAGTGTACCAGATTGTTATGTAAATATAACATTTTGGCGGGTTCTGTGGACTGCATATGAAAGTGTTGTTAGCTGTTTACAATATTAAGGTACGGTGTATGCTTGAATAAGAACTGTAACTACATTGCTTGTCAATGCTGCAGATCGTGCTGGTCCTAACATCTTACGAGCACTTTAGAAGTTGGGGTTAACTCTTTGTACAGCATTTACAATATTTAATTTCTGTAATTGAaatacattaataattattttaaatacTAAACAACAATTGGGGATAACCTTTATACTAGCACACAAGGACAACCTTCGCCCTACCTATACGGGATAAAGGTCATACTATTGAGAATTGGGATAACTATTATCCCTGGATTTGGTATGCTATTTGCGTCTGCCACTTTATCCCTGTTTTGGGATAACCGTCCAAccaactgttttaacagtgtagttaactaaaacaacactacacgATAGGTGTGGTCCCTTGTCAGTCCCACTCTCCTAGACAAAAACCAAaacaccaatcagattgcaGCATTTGCTCAGTAcgtcatagattatagaggGCCGTCCTACTAACATCACCTAACTACATTATGTGAGTGGACAACATCGAGGGCAATGAATTCCATAGCCAGATGGTTGCAGGTAGGTAGGAATGATGGCAAGCATTCTGGTGAGAACTTGCAATTACCTGTTATCTTGTAATAAACGTCCCAACTTAACTCTCTGTTTCATTGGGCAGCTTGCCTTGATAGTTTCCATTCACTGCCTGTTACCTAGTAAGGGTGATCTCTGTCAAGTCTGCAGTGGAATCCCTCCTTGCTCAGGTACAATGAGAGAAGACTTCTGCTCCTGTATTTCATGGCTAATCAATTTCTCAGAAGTTCCACCTATATTCCCTTCAATTCTATTTGCCATTCTTCAGAATGTTGTTTCTATAATCATGTTCACAGGCTTAATGCACACTCCAAGCCAACTCTTGGACATTCAGAATCCCTTAACATTCTGCAGGTTAGCACTGTTATTAGTTACagtagcataatattatattaagtGCTAGTCataggcagtgttgggcaagttactttttaaaagtaactatagttacatattacttgcaactgaactatttagttacagttacatattacccataaaataaagtaactataataatattacatattataattattactttgtgtccacagccttaagctgtcacgtatgaaactaccaccttatcatgtaacatgattgcgttgttggacaatgtgcattagcaaatcttggttatagtaagaagctggtgaataagcttcattagCTACTTCATTGAGGCTAGACGTTACTCAGTgaattactaatgagattagtaactccGTTACTtgtaatattagatttgttacagtaaccatattacttaggtaacacgttacatttgtaagtaaagtaacttgagttatattacctgtttttatagcgtatttcgttatattacttagttaccacaaaagtaataatattatacataacgcgttactcccaacactgggaCTCATAGGGTATGTAAGTGGTGTTGCCCTATACCCTATAGTCAATGGCATGGCCAGAAAGAATATGGTTCTTCTAACAAGAAAGTCATTCACAGAATTGCTGGCATGGCACAAAGATGCAACAATTGGGGATGAGTGTGGGAAGGTGAAACTTTCCAGTAGTGGCACATGCAGCATATTACATGACTCTGATGGCTATATAGCTGTTTGATTGATGTTGTTCCACATCATGGGACAGAACAACTGATCTGTTAGTCAATCTCAAGTTCATTGGGTGGGATATTGTGCATGGACAAACCAACCGCAACAAACTGGTGATAAAAGcttttattatggactcttgataacaAGGAATTTTGCAATGTGCTCATGGTTCTCAGTTTTGGCTATGACTATATAGACCTGAAGGCCTTTATTTGGTTCTGTTCCACACAGGCAGCTTTTACTTAGACTTAAGAGCCTGGTTATTCATGGAAGCCTTTTGTACTACTTTTATGGTGACACTATAATTATGTCATCAACAATTTTTATCCTAGCTTGTAACCCACTAATTCATTAGGTAGAGGCATGATCAGGGTTTTTGCTAATCCTTACATTTATATTATTAAGTGGCTAATGGTGAACAACCTGGATGGTACTGCGTGCCAATATATAAGGTGCACATGATAGAATATTTTGGTGATGGCTTCTGTAATCTTCACTGAGTGATTCGCTTGATTTTTTCTCCTCCATTTTGTATTATGCAACTAGCTATGTAATTATAACTACTTGTGTTGTGTCTGAGtttaattttgtgtgtggagCACACTTGCAGGCTATAAGCTTTCTTTGTACTTACATCTTAACTTTTTGACAAAATTAATTATCTTATCTAACTGAGGACTATTCCTCTGTATGATTATGTTAGTACGTGTAGTCATAGTTACGGTAATATATTTGGAGTAATGAGTATATAATGtaaattattgttaaagtggTTGTAGTGTACATCAGAGGGTAGTGAATTCCATAGCCAAGGGTAGGTAGGAATAAAGATATAAGCATTAATTCTGGTGGAAACTTGCCTGTCCACATGTACTGGATGTGTTTGGACGTAGATAGTTCTGACAGTCTAGTCTAACATCATCTTAATGATCGACCTTATTGCATTCTTCtacttatttattttttgtaacgTATAATACACTCTCCAGTATACACAAAATTTATTGGATGAACTTAAAGCTGCAAATAGTTGTGCTGGTGTGCACATTATCTGCTTGTGAACAGCCTGGTGAACATTATTTCAAGTGTTTGGTTAGTTAAAATTAAGTATGCCAACTTCTGTTAGTagattgactgactgctctattagagtatcttgatctgaatGTGACCGAATTCCGGAAAtctcagaaacccccctgggAGCCGCCCGTCCCATGTATTTTTTCTACATTTGTACTTGTTACTTCTAACTGCATCTCAGGTTTCAATGCTTTGGGTAATTTAATTTAAAGATTACATGCTCATTACCTATGCGGTGTCCCATTCATTGACCACGTCATGCTCTACTGTGGCATCCGAAGAATCATTATTGTGTTTAAATACCAAATATAGGATAGATAGGCCATTTTCAGCTATTTTTAGCtttttacacagcattacaaagaaCATTACAAGCATCTGTGCAATCAAATCTATATAttgacaatttctgttacaaatgtatagggaagccatactgaaaatcgacaccttgcgctgtcagcAAGAAGATATGTaccacaaaggtaagtccatgatgcatgtattgtatgtgctGTAGTAAGGTAAAAGGCACTGCAGTAAAAAAATCTAATCCATAACCTTAGTTGTtttttgtctgaaggcatcaggtaggTACACAGGCAGCTGTTCAACATAAAATTCTGTTATCCTTAGCAACTTATCCAAAGCATTTTGGTTGCTCTGaaaacacttttgggcttgattctacctgccaaggtgccatgaaggtattgtgaggttggtgggggcaattggaaacagtgaaaatggaaactggaaacggaAAGTAGAAAATGCTCAAATTGTCATAATTTTTTATAAATGTAccatgtaccctagagtaaaacccttgtttagtggccacttcTTAAAGACCACATtcttataagaccacctctgtacaaagaccacctctgtacaaagaccactttgtaattagatctcagaGATGGTTAAGGCATACTGACCTGATAAGACCACTCCATGGTCACCTTTTGtaaagaccaccctctttacaaagaccacctctcacattgtaataataccTAGGTTCCAATCatctatttcatgactcatcaaaacagctaggcttTTACGGTCCTAGGGTAAAACCTCACTTGGTGTCATttttaaagaccacctctgtacaaagaccacttctatACAAATACTACATTGTAATTAGGTTCTAAAGATAGACAAGGCGCCACTTCAAGTTATAGTCACATTaaagatcacctctttacatggtaatatttgataagcttcaaacatgtatttcatgactcatagaaagaggtcaatgtcatctcccatattttggtccacacttcatTCAAGTCACCTACCATTattgcttagtttgtaccagaatgtgttAAGTCCTtagtccatgcaagtgaaatgtggctagtacactacaacctacgTATCAACAAAAAATGAGGTCTCATGAAGAGATAATGACCTTAAGAATGCAGTATTTTTAAGCTGACCTAGGTGTTTTGATAAGTCATGAAATAGATGTCTGGAACCTAGGTATTATTCAATGtggagaggtggtctttgcagagggtggtctttataaaaggtgaccatgaagtgatCTTATAAGGtcagtatgccttagccatttttgagatctaattacaaagtggtctttgtacagaggtggtctttataagaaggtggtctgtaagaggtggccactaaaccagagttttactctagggtacctTCATATTATGATTTGatcatttccgttttccatttccactttctgtTTCCGGTTTCtgtttccactgtttccaattgctgGTTGGTGGTatctattttttatttatttatttatttatttttgtgagaaagtccatgatccctaatatacatactgtacaatgtacTATGCTGGGTTTAAATTATGAAAATAATATCATTTTTCTCTTTTGTAAATTCTATCTCTAAGTTCAAGGAAAATTGGTGCTGGTAATATGTGACTGTGTTCATCAATTAATTTACTGATGGTGTGGTAGCTCTGTTCTTCATATTCACTGTACAAGTGTCTCAGGTTCAGTGACTCATACACCTCCTTCACCTTCTCTACACAACCCTCATCTGATCTACCATAGTTAGCCTGGAGGAGAGAACCATACATGACAAATGTGCTGTATAATCACAAATAAAAGGTCAACTGTGCACTCAATTTGGCATGTCACTTCAATTCTGTATTGTTAACTCTGTACACACGCTAACAGTGAATTCACAATTTGGCAAAGGAAGGGTCCACCCAGCCCAAGATATATAGTGCATACAACAGTGATTGTTAAATAATGAAATTCAAACACGTGATAGGGCAAAATGTGTGTAGAATTGAAAATGTGTAGAATAGACATATAAATGATTACAAAGGTACTTAACTACAACTACATGCTCCAATGAAACAGTCACTTGATCTATATATTGTATTACCTCCTATAAAAAGACGGGCTTTTATTTCCTTCCCAGCATTTTGGCCTGGCCTGTAAACAAATAGGCCCTTTATTTTTGAGACCGGACATTTATTTTGGAGTGACATTCTGAATTAGAGTCGTGGTAGAACATTATGTGGATCACAGGTAAAAACATATCCTCTTGTATGATACAGAGTAAGTATATTAAATCATATTAACTGATCTCACCTCTAGTATTGCTCTTTGTTCATCACTGGCTCTCTTCAATGCTTGTACTATCAACCAGGTACACTTGTTACCCTGAATGTCTGTACCAACCTTGCCAATAATTTTTGGGTCTCCATAACAATCTATAAAGTCATCCTACAGTAGTGCAGTGTAGAATTAGTAGTACACGTGTAAATTATGTGTCATAGCTGGTACAACttgtacacactacataccaGTCATGAAAATCACTACTGGTATTAATTCCTACATATGTAGATCCCACAAGTAAAGACCAGTACTATGGAATAAGAGTTTTATTGTAGGAGGTAGGGTGTTGATACGTACCTACATCTGTAGTACGTATCATAATAGTGCAGAATGGCCTGTAGTTTGTATTACACAACTCtaacacactatgcacacacggacaaatgcatacatactacaaCTACAATACTTTATACCTGGTATTGGTAATATTCTCCGATTGCCAACAAAATGGACAATGCTCCATCATCGGCAGCTTTGTCTTTTATACCAGCCTATGGTAGGATATGAACCATGAAAAGAGAATAAGTGCTGTACGTGTAAATAAAACAATAAGCAAATAAAATGACTTCACACCTATTCATTTGTACATATCACATTCACATACCATGCAAAATGCAGCTGCCACTGGAAAGTAGAAAGAGAAATATCCAGTCTTGTACTTCACAATACTCTTTAGCCTGTCATGAACAAATTGGACAGTACATGGAGTAATTTAAATGTCTTAATCTGCTCACCTTTCCTCAGTAAACTGGCTGAGATCATTGTTCTTCTGTGAGAATATTATATCCACAATCTCCCCAAATTTAGTATATTCTACAATCTGCAACAGAAATATACACAGTTGTGTATCAACTCTGTTACAGCATACCTCTGGTGTGTTCTCATgtatacaaaaacaacaacaacaacaacaactgtaCAAGTAGGGAAATGACCTAGCAAGCTCTTTGGTTCttcaaatccccccccccctccccaacacacacacacaaaacatacaCTGTCTGTATATAGTAGCGGACAAAGTTCTGTTGCATTTACATTGTGTCTTGAAAAATGCTCTAATTATACGATCCTCTGCTAAGCCTACTGTTGTAGTTTGACGGAGGCAAGCACCACCATGTACCCATTCTATTGCAGCTGCGTTGAGCTTGTGTTGTGTTTGGTGATCCTCTAGTAGTGCCTATAGGCTACAGCTATAGTATGACCCACACTAAATGACTTAAGTAGCCCTATAGACATATTAAAGCCTTAGCATATTATGCTATACAAAAAGTTTCATAGTGTATGATGCTTTGTGTATTGTATAGCTTTCTTGATGTCACGCCTTTGGCAGCAGCTTCTATAGACTTTTCAAGTTTCTTAGTTGGTCACTGAAATTGTTTGTGAACAATCTAGAAATACACAGACAAGTAGTTAGTTAAGATTGCTCATCTGGTAGGTGGACCATCACAGCTTTATCCATGACAGTTGGTGAATATCCTCAAAAGCTACAATGCCAGTTAATCAATTTGTTAGTGCTTACCCTTCTTCCTAACATTCTGTAAACTAGTAAGCCccaaaaaattaatgtttaatGAACAACACAGACACAACGCAAGTATGAATGGTAATGCTTCGCTTAGAG comes from Dysidea avara chromosome 4, odDysAvar1.4, whole genome shotgun sequence and encodes:
- the LOC136252946 gene encoding farnesyl pyrophosphate synthase-like, with translation MPLLTAITTFSVVIWKCCGQWCSEKYQNKAGKRQYMKQYQEEFIQFFPTVLSILMNRRTSHPRVKIAYDHLEECVKYNVVGGKMTRGLMVVSTLSQLYGDGTLSDREKHLAFTLGWCIEILQAASLVADDIVDESLMRRNKLCWYKQDHIRMTAVNDSFWLISSAYVLLNSEFRHHPCYIELIELFHMIVEYTKFGEIVDIIFSQKNNDLSQFTEERLKSIVKYKTGYFSFYFPVAAAFCMAGIKDKAADDGALSILLAIGEYYQYQDDFIDCYGDPKIIGKVGTDIQGNKCTWLIVQALKRASDEQRAILEANYGRSDEGCVEKVKEVYESLNLRHLYSEYEEQSYHTISKLIDEHSHILPAPIFLELRDRIYKREK